The Epinephelus lanceolatus isolate andai-2023 chromosome 1, ASM4190304v1, whole genome shotgun sequence genome has a window encoding:
- the tp53rk gene encoding EKC/KEOPS complex subunit TP53RK produces the protein MAQEKSMAVSELLRKAELLKQGAEARVYRTEFLGKPTIVKERFPKRYRHPVLDEKLTHRRTVQEVRSILRCRRAGISAPVVYFVDYTSHCIFLEEIMGSSTVRDHIVSTQQSDSCKEPELEWLADRVGHILAKMHDEDVIHGDLTTSNMLLRPGREDGESDLFLIDFGLSYISALPEDKGVDLYVLEKAFLSTHPNTEVLFERLLKSYTASSKKSSAVIKKLDEVRLRGRKRSMVG, from the exons ATGGCCCAGGAGAAGAGCATGGCGGTCTCAGAGCTCCTCAGGAAAGCGGAGTTATTAAAACAAGGAGCAGAAGCTCGGGTCTACCGGACAGAGTTTCTGGGAAAGCCGACTATTGTGAAAGAAAGGTTCCCGAAACGTTACAGACACCCAGTGCTGGACGAAAAACTGACACACCGGAGGACGGTGCAGGAGGTCCGCTCCATACTGCGCTGCCGGAGAGCAG GCATATCCGCCCCTGTAGTCTATTTTGTGGACTACACATCCCACTGTATTTTCTTGGAGGAAATTATGGGTTCCTCGACCGTGCGTGACCACATCGTTTCCACTCAGCAGTCTGATTCCTGTAAAGAGCCAGAGCTGGAGTGGCTGGCTGACAGGGTGGGCCACATCCTGGCCAAAATGCACGACGAGGACGTCATCCACGGAGATCTGACTACCTCCAACATGCTGTTGAGACCTGGCAGAGAGGACGGGGAGTCCGACCTGTTCCTCATCGATTTTGGCCTGAGTTACATCTCCGCTCTGCCAGAGGATAAGGGAGTGGACTTgtatgtgctggagaaggctttccTCAGTACCCACCCCAACACAGAGGTGCTGTTTGAGAGGCTGCTGAAGAGCTATACAGCATCATCCAAGAAGTCATCAGCTGTCATTAAAAAACTTGATGAGGTTCGgttgagagggaggaagaggtcAATGGTGGGATAA
- the slc2a10 gene encoding solute carrier family 2, facilitated glucose transporter member 10 translates to MGNSTLLLASVVSTLGGLVFGYELGIISGALLQLKAEFRLSCVQQEALVSSLLIGALLASIVGGSLIDHRGRRNSILLSNVLILTGSVVLLIGSYAALLVGRMTVGFAMCISSMSCCIFVSEMVSPHRRGFLVTLYEAGITVGILAAYAMNYILSDSKRGWKWMFGLAVVPSVIQLVSLWFLPSSTQESLSQRELMTTNGNQEADDSKLSSSMENKMVKYNSMYLFQRKDNMRTRTVIGIGLVLFQQFTGQPNVLLYASTIFHSVGFQSDASAVLASVGLGLVKVIVTLTSMVFSDRVGRRPLLISGCSVMALCLITIGLLSGHSSMNAKRPCISEDFNVNRTDLPHLTVGNRSVFDMPLDESQRLLANRTQDEHILDKVTQKAADIPLASSPSVHGTVVNWIILICLMAVVSAYSIGFGPMTWLLLSEIFPAAIRGRAFAFTNCFNWAAHLLCTFTFLNFVDAIGLSGIFLLYGMTAVAAGVFFYVMLPETKGKTLEELDKELRLNMFNHREDYCCIINRRNTSPQYQRVHCHVTSSE, encoded by the exons ATGG GTAACTCCACCCTCCTGTTGGCCAGTGTGGTGTCCACTCTGGGGGGCCTGGTCTTTGGTTATGAGTTGGGAATTATCTCAGGTGCTTTGCTGCAGCTCAAGGCAGAGTTCAGACTCTCATGTGTCCAGCAGGAGGCTCTGGTCAGCTCTTTGTTAATAGGAGCTCTGCTGGCCTCCATCGTGGGTGGCTCTTTGATTGACCATCGAGGCCGAAGGAACTCCATCCTTCTCAGCAACGTGTTGATCCTGACTGGCAGTGTGGTCCTGCTCATCGGCTCCTATGCTGCACTTTTGGTAGGCAGGATGACAGTTGGCTTTGCCATGTGTATATCATCCATGTCCTGCTGCATCTTTGTGTCTGAGATGGTTAGCCCACACCGCAGGGGCTTCCTGGTAACACTGTATGAAGCTGGGATCACTGTGGGCATACTAGCAGCTTATGCCATGAACTACATCCTGTCTGACTCGAAAAGAGGGTGGAAGTGGATGTTTGGATTAGCTGTAGTACCCTCTGTGATTCAGCTGGTCTCTTTATGGTTTCTTCCATCCAGCACTCAGGAATCTTTAAGTCAAAGAGAGCTCATGACTACCAATGGAAACCAAGAAGCAGATGACTCAAAACTCAGCTCCAGCATGGAAAACAAGATGGTTAAGTACAACAGCATGTACCTTTTCCAGCGTAAGGACAACATGAGAACTCGGACTGTCATTGGCATCGGGCTGGTGCTCTTTCAGCAGTTCACAGGCCAGCCGAATGTTCTCCTCTACGCCTCCACCATCTTCCACTCAGTGGGGTTTCAGAGTGACGCTTCGGCAGTGCTGGCGTCTGTGGGCCTGGGGTTGGTTAAAGTGATTGTTACTCTGACCTCCATGGTGTTTTCAGACAGGGTGGGCAGGAGGCCTCTGCTCATCAGTGGATGCTCAGTTATGGCACTGTGTCTGATTACCATTGGACTCCTCAGTGGACATTCATCAATGAATGCTAAGAGGCCTTGTATTTCTGAGGACTTTAACGTTAACAGAACAGATCTACCTCATTTAACTGTTGGTAATCGGTCAGTTTTTGACATGCCTTTAGATGAGAGCCAAAGACTCCTTGCTAACAGAACACAAGATGAACATATACTTGATAAAGTGACACAGAAAGCAGCGGACATTCCTCTTGCATCCTCCCCTAGCGTCCACGGCACAGTTGTGAACTGGATCATTCTCATCTGTTTGATGGCTGTTGTCAGCGCATACTCCATTGGATTTGGACCAA TGACCTGGCTTCTCCTCAGTGaaatatttccagctgctatCAGAGGACGGGCATTCGCATTCACCAACTGCTTCAATTGGGCTGCCCACCTGTTGTGCACATTCACCTTCTTAAATTTTGTTG ATGCGATTGGTCTGTCAGGGATATTTCTGCTGTACGGGATGACCGCTGTGGCAGCTGGAGTTTTCTTTTATGTCATGCTGCCAGAGACCAAAGGAAAGACTCTGGAGGAGCTCGACAAGGAGCTGCGTTTAAACAT GTTTAACCACAGGGAAGACTACTGTTGCATCATCAACCGGAGAAACACATCCCCACAGTACCAGAGAGTGCACTGTCACGTCACCTCCTCTGAGTGA